From the genome of Halorussus sp. MSC15.2, one region includes:
- a CDS encoding GPW/gp25 family protein, producing MAQFGKTLALESNGDLEVNELNTLSWVRGPEAVVQDLKVTLATRQGEDPFDPDHGLDTFAATGTAESRLKLEIVQTLNRDDRVNKVDEVRIDRDPDSRKTSATVQVTLVDGSQHVFEVAQ from the coding sequence ATGGCACAATTCGGGAAAACGCTGGCGCTCGAATCGAACGGTGACCTCGAGGTCAACGAACTGAACACGCTCAGTTGGGTTCGCGGCCCCGAAGCCGTGGTACAAGACCTGAAAGTCACGCTGGCGACGAGACAGGGCGAAGACCCGTTCGACCCGGACCACGGACTCGACACGTTCGCCGCAACCGGTACCGCCGAGTCGCGGTTGAAACTCGAGATTGTGCAGACGCTCAACCGCGACGACCGAGTCAACAAAGTCGACGAGGTGAGGATAGACCGCGACCCCGACAGCCGAAAAACGTCCGCGACAGTACAGGTTACGCTCGTGGACGGTAGCCAGCACGTGTTCGAGGTGGCACAATGA
- a CDS encoding baseplate J/gp47 family protein yields MSYGVQNDGTFERKHIDDVQDSLVNKLQQEAGENIDLAQSSPVKQLLDTVALEVAGLWEAAEENYYASYYEDAFGTQLDNLLSLAGMSRIPRRSATGEVKFYSNPKNSTDKTIPKGTEVTTPSTDQAPPIPFKTVEEATLSGTNKDTSTSVLVPIEAKKPWETEVDEEWLGEKTNVASDTITELTEPISGVDRVTNPEPTGKPDKFVEGRDRETDAEFKLRYENTFAKSGDATMDAVRSEIFNAASDIENVHIEENVTMNDNTDSGGLPPKSFRATVHGGTADKIAQAIFDSRPAGIRSYGNESGTAETTDGVTKTEQFQRASQVNVYADVTVTTTDTFPGDGATRIRDNIIHYVGGTDSSDLAFPGTGIGEDVVYDQVFAAIMSVTGIREVDLTLGTSDAPTGTSNVSVGQTKVARTDANWLDVTVS; encoded by the coding sequence ATGAGTTACGGAGTCCAGAACGACGGCACGTTCGAGCGAAAGCATATTGACGACGTACAAGATAGTCTGGTGAACAAACTGCAGCAGGAGGCGGGTGAGAACATCGACCTTGCCCAGTCCTCGCCGGTCAAACAACTACTGGACACGGTGGCGCTCGAAGTCGCCGGTCTCTGGGAGGCCGCCGAGGAGAACTACTACGCGAGTTACTACGAGGACGCGTTCGGCACGCAACTCGACAACCTGCTGTCGCTCGCCGGGATGTCGCGCATCCCGCGACGGTCGGCGACCGGCGAGGTCAAATTCTACTCGAACCCCAAGAACAGCACGGACAAGACCATCCCCAAGGGGACCGAGGTGACGACTCCGTCGACCGACCAGGCACCTCCGATTCCTTTCAAGACGGTCGAGGAGGCGACGCTTTCGGGCACGAACAAGGACACGAGCACGTCAGTTCTGGTCCCCATCGAGGCGAAGAAGCCGTGGGAGACCGAGGTAGACGAGGAGTGGCTAGGCGAGAAGACGAACGTCGCGTCCGATACCATCACCGAACTCACGGAACCAATCTCGGGCGTCGACAGGGTGACGAATCCGGAGCCGACCGGCAAGCCCGACAAGTTCGTCGAGGGCCGGGACCGCGAGACCGACGCGGAGTTCAAACTCCGCTACGAGAACACCTTCGCTAAGTCCGGCGACGCGACGATGGACGCCGTCCGGTCGGAGATATTCAACGCGGCCTCGGACATCGAGAACGTTCACATCGAGGAGAACGTCACGATGAACGACAACACCGACTCGGGGGGACTGCCGCCCAAGTCGTTCCGGGCGACGGTCCACGGCGGGACTGCCGACAAAATCGCACAGGCCATCTTCGACTCGCGTCCCGCCGGTATCCGGTCGTACGGCAACGAGTCGGGGACCGCCGAGACGACCGACGGCGTGACGAAGACCGAGCAGTTCCAACGCGCCTCGCAGGTGAACGTCTACGCCGACGTCACCGTCACCACGACGGACACGTTCCCCGGCGACGGAGCGACCCGGATTCGGGACAACATCATCCACTACGTCGGGGGTACCGACAGCAGTGACCTGGCGTTCCCCGGGACGGGTATCGGCGAGGACGTCGTCTACGATCAGGTGTTCGCCGCAATCATGAGCGTGACCGGCATCCGCGAGGTGGACCTGACGCTCGGCACCAGCGACGCTCCCACCGGCACCTCGAACGTGTCGGTCGGACAGACGAAGGTCGCGCGAACCGACGCGAACTGGCTCGACGTGACGGTGAGTTAA